In Phycisphaerales bacterium, the sequence CTCACGGCTGGCGAGTTCCCTCGCAATCGCTCCCGACGAGGCTCGACCCACGAGCAGCACGATCGGCACTGCGAGCAGCAGCAAGAGCGGCAGGGCGAGGATCGTCCACGCCGCGCGCTCGCGAGAGGACGCGACAGATGACACAACGCCATCGCGGACAACTCGTGGACGAGATTGCCAGGCTGAATCCCGCGTCACGGCTCCTCCGATGGATCGCTTGTATCTTGGAGTTCGAAACCGTGCTCTGTGAGGATCCTTCGCGCCTCATCAGTGTTGAGAAACTCGACGAACACCCGGGCGAGCGAGGACTCACTCGCTGAGGTGGTCACCGCGATGGGATAGTCGGCACGTGGCGCAAGCCCGGGGGGTAGAGGCAAGACCGTGATCCGTGCCGCGTTGCCGCCGCTCGCATCACTCGAATAGGCAATACCCGCATCGGCCTCGCCGAGTGCGATCTTTGACACCACGCCAGAGACGCTCTGCTCATAGGACACGATGTTCGACTCCATCGCCTCGACAAAGGCAGGCCCATAGTTCTCGTTCGTTCGAGCGGCAACCAACAACTCGCGCGTGTAGGCACCCAGCGGCACGGCCTTCTCAGCCACCACGATCGACACGCCGGGCCTGGAGAGATCGCCAAGCCCCGTGACCTTCGCGGGATTCGCTTTGGGCACAAGAATCGCAAGGGTGTTGTGAGCAAAGACGCCGACCGTCGTCTCGTCCACGAGTTTCGCGCTCTGGGCCCTGTCCATCGGTTTCCAACCCGCCAACGCGAGCACATCGGCGGGTGCACCATGCTCGAGTTGCGTGACGAGATGCTGACTCCCGGCGAGGCTCAACGAGATCACAACCTTCCGCGGTGTGTGTACGACTCGCGAGTCTCCATGATCGCGTCCATCGGTCGCCGGGCCATTCGTGCCCGGGGCATCGTGGACGGCTCCGAGATTCTGCGACCGCTCAAAGGCGTCCGCAATCTCGCGGAAGGCTCCCTCCAGCGACGCCGCCGCCATCACGTGCAGGGTGACCTCGTGGGGGTCATCGTGTTGAGGTCCCCGCTCGGAGTGCTTCGCGCCCTGCTCGCCGCACGCGCCAAGGAGAACCCCACCCGCGCCCACGATCAGACACGCCCCACGCGCAATCCAGTCGCGCAACACTCGCATTCCGTCTCGGCATTGGACCACAGCGCCAAACATGAGCACACTGTATTGTCGTGTGTTGGAGCAACCCACGACGGCATCATCACCGCCGAACGAGCCGACTTCCCTTTCGTAGAGCGAAAATCATCCGCCGCGAAACTCGCCAGACCGTGAACTTCCCATGGTCTCCAACCCGACCGGCATATCCACGAAGTGACACCCTCGACGCAGTCGGGCGTTCTCGAAGAAACTACATGTTGCCCTGCAGCGAGTCGCGGGCGTCCTGCTCGCGGCTCTCGAATGTCTCCATCTTGAAGTTCGGGATGTGCAGTTTCGACCGCAGGGCGTTGTCCTTGATCTCGATCACGCCGCCGGGCTTGAGGACCCACCCCGCGGGGTTCTCCTTGAGAAACTTCGCCCGATCCGCCACCACGTCGAGGTAATCGGCGATTCGATCCGCGGCCGATTTCCGAATCCCGCCGCGCGTGTACGTGGCGATCATGCCCGCGCTCGTGGTGCTCACGTTGTTCTGACGAAGGAGGTCCATAGCCTCGCTCGAGAGACGGAGCATCCTCATGCCCAATGCACGAGCCGCGGCACTCGCGGCGTTCGCGGCGATGATCCGCTCGTCCAGTTGCTTCGCCGTTGGACGACGCTTCATCACCAGCGATTCCTTCACCGAATCGAGTTGTGCGAGAACATCCACGGTCTGGGCGTCGACCTCGGTCAAGAGCGGCTCGAGAACGTCGGCGGCGGCCGGGTCGGTCTCGCGGATGAACGAGACAACGTCGGCGTAGCGAGCCGAGGCGGGGGTGTGGACGGGCGCTGGTGGACGATTGGCGTTGGGGACGAACGGAGACGGAAGTGGTGGTCTTGTTGGCGCCGGCGAGATGGGCGTCGCGGGTCCAGTCGGCGACGCCGGTGAAGGCGATGGTGCCGGGCGCGTCGGTGTTGGCGACGGTGGCGAAGTGGATGGCGTTGGAGTTGGCCTCGCGTTGGAAGGGGCGGTCGTGACTGTGGGCGGCGTGGCCATCGGTTTCGACGGGCTATAGAACCTGTACAACTGATACCCGAAGATGCCGCAGCCCAGGAGGAGAGGAATCGCCATGCCGATCGCGAGCATCTGGTCGGAGCGGCGGGAGACGAAGTACGCGAACGCGCCGATGCCGCCGGAGACCGCGAGGAAGAAGAAGACCGCGATGACGTGGCCCGTGAGGCGTTTGGACCACTCCTGGTTGTTGGTGAGCATCTGGATCGCGCTCTGTCCCGGGGCGAAGAGAACGCCATTCATGATCACAAGTTTCCACGCCACCAGGCCGATGAGTGCCAGGGCAAGGAGAACGACCACTGGCGAGAGTGTCATCCCCAGTCGATGGAGTCGGGGTTTGGATGATGAATCGATTCGACGTGTCATTTTTGGTCTTTGATTGGTATTTTCGGGTTGCGGCGAGGCTCGCCGACGGCTTGGGTGGATGCTAGTATCTCCGCCCCACTCCGAACGGTCCTGCCGATTCGGGTGGTAGATCCAAATGAACTGGAGCGGTCGATGCCCAAGAACAAGAACCACAAGGGCCTTCTGAAGCGAATTCGCGTGAGCAAGACGGGCAAGGTCCGCCACCGCTCCGCGAACCACAAGCACTTGCGCTCCGGCAAAGGTGGCAAGCGTCTGCGTCAACTCCGCAAAGACCCGTACATGTCCAACGCGGACGCGAAGCGCCTCGAAAAGTTGCTCTTCCGTCGTCTGCGCGGGCGGAACCAGCCCCGGACG encodes:
- the modA gene encoding molybdate ABC transporter substrate-binding protein yields the protein MRVLRDWIARGACLIVGAGGVLLGACGEQGAKHSERGPQHDDPHEVTLHVMAAASLEGAFREIADAFERSQNLGAVHDAPGTNGPATDGRDHGDSRVVHTPRKVVISLSLAGSQHLVTQLEHGAPADVLALAGWKPMDRAQSAKLVDETTVGVFAHNTLAILVPKANPAKVTGLGDLSRPGVSIVVAEKAVPLGAYTRELLVAARTNENYGPAFVEAMESNIVSYEQSVSGVVSKIALGEADAGIAYSSDASGGNAARITVLPLPPGLAPRADYPIAVTTSASESSLARVFVEFLNTDEARRILTEHGFELQDTSDPSEEP
- the rpmI gene encoding 50S ribosomal protein L35 — its product is MPKNKNHKGLLKRIRVSKTGKVRHRSANHKHLRSGKGGKRLRQLRKDPYMSNADAKRLEKLLFRRLRGRNQPRTAMRRSPSPAARKAARAAKAGASKAK